In one Lachnospiraceae bacterium GAM79 genomic region, the following are encoded:
- a CDS encoding PadR family transcriptional regulator — MDNNKSNFRRGSVELMVLYLLSLRDYYGYELTQILKEQTNGVMDIPVGSLYPALYKLIDAGLISDYKMPAGKRLMRVYYHLEASGKKRLELLLKDYRETHEAINNILNYTGDEEIHE; from the coding sequence ATGGACAACAACAAAAGTAATTTCAGGAGGGGATCTGTTGAACTTATGGTTCTGTATCTGTTAAGTCTGAGAGACTATTATGGATATGAATTAACTCAGATTTTAAAAGAACAGACAAATGGTGTCATGGATATACCTGTAGGATCACTGTATCCGGCACTATACAAATTAATTGATGCAGGCTTGATCTCTGATTATAAGATGCCTGCCGGGAAACGTCTAATGCGTGTATACTATCATCTGGAAGCTTCGGGTAAAAAGCGTTTAGAGCTTCTGTTAAAAGATTACCGGGAAACACACGAGGCGATCAATAATATTTTAAACTATACAGGAGATGAGGAAATCCATGAATAA